A part of Coleofasciculus chthonoplastes PCC 7420 genomic DNA contains:
- a CDS encoding DUF928 domain-containing protein: MIARKLALILAITVLELTIHRPFVQAHPIQKLASLKQDPPVRDRPNDDRKPAGTRGPCEQTEQPFTPLLPITNSDYKFSGFTLKAYPTFWFYIPYPSNTINRGSFVIKDSQNETRNYQVSFQLPETPGFVKISLPITAIPLELNKQYRWQFTLYCTSNDPTDLSQSIWHNGSIERLDPQRLEPQTATALVMDQMKFYQDNRLWYDISADLVQIYDFPLAWRYLLRTIDLEELKKEPIAGSVQPIGDSNEILGNRE; the protein is encoded by the coding sequence ATGATTGCACGCAAACTTGCTTTAATCCTGGCTATAACCGTTCTTGAATTGACAATTCATCGACCATTTGTTCAAGCACATCCGATTCAAAAATTAGCAAGTCTTAAACAAGATCCACCCGTTCGGGATAGACCGAATGATGATCGCAAACCTGCCGGAACTCGTGGACCTTGTGAACAGACTGAACAACCATTTACACCGTTATTACCCATTACCAACTCTGACTACAAGTTTTCTGGCTTTACCTTAAAAGCTTACCCCACATTTTGGTTTTATATTCCCTATCCGAGTAACACAATTAATCGAGGATCATTCGTTATCAAAGATTCACAGAATGAGACTCGAAACTATCAGGTTAGTTTCCAGCTTCCAGAAACACCAGGTTTTGTCAAAATTAGCTTGCCGATTACTGCCATTCCCCTAGAATTGAATAAACAATATCGTTGGCAGTTCACCCTATATTGTACATCCAATGATCCGACGGATTTATCTCAAAGCATTTGGCATAACGGCTCAATTGAACGCCTTGATCCTCAGCGTTTAGAACCTCAGACAGCAACAGCGTTGGTAATGGATCAGATGAAGTTTTATCAAGATAATCGTCTTTGGTACGATATCTCAGCCGATTTAGTCCAAATCTATGACTTTCCTCTAGCTTGGCGTTATTTATTAAGAACGATAGATTTAGAGGAACTCAAAAAAGAACCGATCGCAGGTTCCGTACAGCCTATTGGTGATTCTAATGAAATCTTAGGAAACCGGGAATAG